A single window of Martelella sp. NC20 DNA harbors:
- a CDS encoding TRAP transporter small permease — translation MTTGNKTFRRAEQALLALAAVTILFMMTLTAVDVVGRYFLSSPVAGAFELTEFAMAIAIFAALPVVTLRKAQVTADLVSGTLGRLGTHVLGFVTDLAGLVLFSLLCWRLWIEGIEVAHYGTTAGILHLPLAPLAFYASALSGLSALVHVSHLVTRMRGQA, via the coding sequence GTGACCACGGGAAACAAGACTTTCCGCCGCGCTGAGCAGGCCCTGCTTGCGCTCGCGGCGGTCACGATTCTGTTCATGATGACGCTGACGGCGGTCGACGTCGTCGGCCGCTATTTCCTGTCGAGCCCGGTTGCGGGCGCCTTCGAGCTGACCGAATTCGCGATGGCGATCGCGATTTTTGCAGCACTTCCCGTGGTGACGCTCAGAAAGGCGCAGGTCACGGCCGACCTCGTATCCGGCACGCTTGGCCGGCTGGGCACGCATGTGCTCGGCTTCGTCACCGATCTCGCCGGCCTCGTTCTGTTTTCCCTTCTGTGCTGGCGGCTGTGGATCGAAGGCATCGAAGTCGCGCACTACGGAACGACAGCGGGCATACTGCACCTGCCACTGGCTCCGCTTGCCTTTTATGCCTCCGCACTCTCGGGTCTCTCGGCGCTGGTGCATGTCTCCCACCTCGTCACGCGGATGAGGGGACAGGCATGA